The sequence GCTTCCCTGGCCCTCGGCCCCACCCTCTACGAAGAAACCGTCCCCGGCGGCGGCCACACCTCCTTCGTGTTGAAGCGCGGCCAGCAGCTGCGCATCACCGATATCGAAGGCGGCGCCAACGTCAGCCTGTTGCTGCTCAATGCCATGGAGAAGAGCGAGCGCCTGAACCTGCCCGACAGCCTCAAGTGCCAGCACACCGCCAAGCTCACCGCCGGCCATTGCCTGTACTCCGACATGGGCCGGGTGCTGGCCGCCATCACCAAGGACACCTGCGGCTGGCACGACAGCTTCGGCGGCGTGCTCAACGCCGATGAAGTGAAGGAAAAGTACGGCGCCGGCCGCTACCAGGAGCTGCGCAACGGCTACTTCCGCAACGGCGTGGACAACCTGCTGGTGGAGATGGGCAAGTGGGACCTGGGCCTGGCCGACCTGCTGATGTGCCTGAACCTGTTCAGCAAGGTCACGGTGGACAGCGACGGCTGCTTCCACTTCCAGCCGGACAACTCCAGGGCCGGCGACCACATCGAGCTCTACGCGCCCATGGACACCCTGGTGGTGCTCACCGCCCTGCAGCACCCGATGGACCCCAACCCCGCCTATGCGCCCAAGCCCGTGCAGCTCACCTGGCAGCAGGTGCGGAGCGATGGCATCACCCTGCTCTGCCGCACCTCGCGCCCGGAAAATGGCCGTGGCTTCCACAACACCGAACGCCTGTACATCTGAGGGCCGCTCCCATGAACCTGACCCACAGCGAAAAGCACTCCGAAGCCGCCGTCTACCGGGCGGTGATCGCCGCTGGCGAACCCTTCATGACCGAGGTGAAGGCCGGGCAGACCCTGCGCCTGCTGGACCTGGAAGGCAACCAGGCGGTGGACACCCTGTTCTACAGCGCCAGCAACCCGCGCGAGCGCTACGACGTGCAGCGCACCCTGCGTCGGCAGAACCGCGTCTACCTCAGCGCCGGCAGCGTGCTCTACTCGAACCTCGGCAACCCCATGCTGACCATCACCGCCGACACCTGCGGCCGCCACGACACCCTCGGTGGCGCCTGCGCCCAGGAAAGCAACACCGTGCGCTACGCCCTGGACACGCGCTACATGCACAGCTGCCGCGACAACTTCCTGCGCGCCAGCCTGCACGACGGCCGCCTGAGCAAGCGCGACATCAGCGCCAACATCAACTTCTTCATGAACGTGCCGGTCACCCCCGAAGGCGGCCTGACCTTCGAGGACGGCATCTCCGCGGCGGGCAAGTACGTCGAGCTCAAGGCACACATGGACATCATCGTGCTGATCTCCAACTGCCCGCAGCTGAACAACCCGTGCAACGCCTACAACCCCACCCCGGCCCAGGTGCTGGTATGGGACTGAAGCGCCTGCGGCAGTGGCTCTTCCTGCTCTGCCAGAGCCGCTCGGGCCAGTGCCTGCGCAAAAGCCCTCCGTAGGATGGGTCGGGCGGCGCTCCGCAGAGCCCGCGAAACCCATCGCTCCGGACTGATGGGTATCGCTTCGCTCAACCCATCCTACAAACCTCTCCCAGGGGGAGAGGGAGCAAATGCGCTCCAGCCACGGACGACCGTGGTGCAGATGACTAGCGGCGGGACGGCCCGCCACCCATGAGGACGTCCTCATGTTCGAGAAGCTCCTGATCGCCAACCGCGGCGCCATCGCCTGCCGCATCCTGCGTACCCTGCGCGCCCTCGATGTGCAGGGCGTGGCCGTGTATTCCGAGGCCGACGCCGCCAGCCTGCACCTGCAGCAGGCGGACCAGGCCATCAGCCTGGGCGATGGCCCGGCCGCCAGCACCTACCTGGTGGTGGAGAAGATCCTCGCGGCGGCCCGCGAATCGGGTGCCCAGGCCATCCACCCCGGCTACGGCTTCCTCTCCGAAAACGCCGCCTTCGCCGAAGCCTGCGAAGCGGCCGGCATCGCCTTCGTCGGCCCAACGCCGGAGCAGCTGCGGGTGTTCGGCCTGAAGCACACCGCCCGTGCCCTGGCCAAGGCCAACGGCGTGCCCATGCTCCAAGGCACCGACCTGCTGGAAAACCTGGAAGCCGCCCTGGCCGCCGGTGAGCAGGTGGGTTACCCGGTGATGCTGAAAAGCACCGCCGGCGGGGGCGGTATCGGCATGCGCGTGTGCCGCTCGGCGGTTGAGCTCAGCGATGCCTTCGAGGCGGTGAAGCGGCTGGGACAGAACAATTTCAGCGACTCCGGCGTGTTCATCGAGAAGTACATCCAGCGTGCCCGCCACCTGGAGGTACAGGTATTCGGCGACGGCCAAGGCGAGGTGCTCGCCCTGGGTGTGCGCGACTGCTCGGTGCAACGGCGCAACCAGAAGGTGCTGGAAGAAACCCCGGCGCCCAACCTGCCGGAAGGCATGGCCGAGGAGCTTTGCGCCGCCGCCATCAAGCTGGCCTGCGCGGTGGGCTACCGCAGCGCCGGCACCGTGGAATTCGTCTACGACAGCGAGGCGCAGCGCTTCTACTTCCTCGAAGTGAACACCCGCCTGCAGGTGGAGCACGGCGTCACCGAACAGGTCTGGGGTGTCGACCTGGTGCGCTGGATGATCGAACTGG is a genomic window of Pseudomonas resinovorans NBRC 106553 containing:
- a CDS encoding urea amidolyase associated protein UAAP1, whose protein sequence is MTASLALGPTLYEETVPGGGHTSFVLKRGQQLRITDIEGGANVSLLLLNAMEKSERLNLPDSLKCQHTAKLTAGHCLYSDMGRVLAAITKDTCGWHDSFGGVLNADEVKEKYGAGRYQELRNGYFRNGVDNLLVEMGKWDLGLADLLMCLNLFSKVTVDSDGCFHFQPDNSRAGDHIELYAPMDTLVVLTALQHPMDPNPAYAPKPVQLTWQQVRSDGITLLCRTSRPENGRGFHNTERLYI
- a CDS encoding urea amidolyase associated protein UAAP2 produces the protein MNLTHSEKHSEAAVYRAVIAAGEPFMTEVKAGQTLRLLDLEGNQAVDTLFYSASNPRERYDVQRTLRRQNRVYLSAGSVLYSNLGNPMLTITADTCGRHDTLGGACAQESNTVRYALDTRYMHSCRDNFLRASLHDGRLSKRDISANINFFMNVPVTPEGGLTFEDGISAAGKYVELKAHMDIIVLISNCPQLNNPCNAYNPTPAQVLVWD